The following coding sequences are from one Gemmatimonadota bacterium window:
- a CDS encoding NIPSNAP family protein, producing the protein MFFELRQYRTQPGKREEWVAFMESEIIPFQISKGMVVIGSFVGEEEEDLYVWIRRFESEEQREQLYKAVYEDPYWTDTLSDQVGTLIDRERIVVTRLNATPRSVIQ; encoded by the coding sequence ATGTTCTTTGAACTACGTCAATATCGCACCCAACCGGGAAAACGCGAAGAATGGGTTGCATTTATGGAAAGTGAAATCATCCCATTTCAAATATCAAAAGGCATGGTCGTCATAGGCAGCTTTGTCGGCGAAGAAGAAGAAGACCTCTACGTGTGGATTCGCCGATTTGAGAGCGAAGAACAAAGAGAGCAACTCTACAAAGCCGTCTATGAAGACCCGTATTGGACCGACACATTGAGCGACCAGGTAGGTACATTGATCGACCGAGAGCGCATCGTCGTAACGCGCCTCAATGCAACACCGAGGTCTGTCATACAATAG
- a CDS encoding DUF5615 family PIN-like protein, whose product MRFLFDQNLSYRLVTDLKDLYPNSSHIRDIGMEEADDSDIWDYAAQNGYVIVSKDSDFHQKSFLYGHPPKVIWLRLGNCSTNTILSLLRTHHDAILRFEQSETTSFFTLE is encoded by the coding sequence ATGAGATTTCTCTTCGATCAAAACCTCTCTTACAGATTGGTTACAGACTTGAAGGACCTGTATCCGAATTCTTCACACATCCGAGATATAGGCATGGAAGAAGCGGATGACTCGGATATTTGGGATTATGCAGCCCAAAACGGCTATGTCATTGTTTCCAAAGACTCGGACTTTCACCAAAAAAGCTTTCTATATGGTCATCCGCCCAAAGTCATTTGGCTTCGCTTAGGCAATTGTTCAACGAACACAATTTTATCTCTTCTTCGCACACATCACGATGCAATTTTGAGATTTGAGCAAAGCGAAACCACATCTTTTTTTACTTTGGAATAA
- a CDS encoding DUF433 domain-containing protein → MDYQDIITIEPGKRSGKPCIRGMRITVYDVLDYLASDMSVEEILSDFPELTREDIRACLAFAADRERRLMSVSST, encoded by the coding sequence ATGGACTATCAAGACATCATCACCATTGAACCGGGCAAACGCAGTGGAAAACCGTGTATTCGCGGCATGCGGATCACCGTTTATGACGTACTTGACTATCTTGCCTCAGACATGTCTGTTGAAGAAATATTGAGCGATTTTCCCGAACTTACACGAGAAGACATCCGCGCCTGCCTGGCATTTGCTGCAGACCGAGAGCGCAGACTTATGTCTGTTTCTTCGACATGA
- a CDS encoding VCBS repeat-containing protein, whose translation MFIIHEIDDNIRSAYGMTVADVTNNGYLDIVAGSMGTSMIALYEGPHFEKQIISEAHPGTISLSVFDITSNGRKDVIASSGFGRRQRIPPEYLHWFQASEESDIWTQHFIDWVPYSHRIAMVDVNNQPLLFVATLQGPGSQINDFDAPGELWCYRIPQDPVNEPWEKRLIDGQLRLNHGLSVCDVDGDGRLDLLLGTRDGLIWFEPPKGDGFEEKWNRWTISPRESSETFAVDMDGDGINEILSIEPWHGNELVWYKATGDIRADAWERHLISDKLNRGHSLWCGDIDSDNALEVIAGYNGPGTALNIYRPENLETDTWHIEQIDNRIGMGQMAIADLSGNGKLDIAASGMSTGNVRWYEQI comes from the coding sequence ATGTTCATAATTCACGAAATAGACGACAACATCCGCAGCGCCTATGGCATGACAGTCGCCGATGTCACAAACAACGGATACCTGGACATCGTAGCCGGTTCTATGGGAACCTCGATGATCGCCCTGTACGAAGGACCCCATTTTGAAAAACAAATCATATCAGAAGCGCACCCCGGCACCATCTCACTATCGGTATTCGACATCACGAGCAACGGTCGCAAAGACGTCATTGCGAGCAGCGGATTTGGACGAAGACAGCGGATACCGCCGGAATATCTGCACTGGTTTCAAGCATCTGAAGAAAGCGACATCTGGACACAGCACTTCATCGACTGGGTACCCTATTCACACCGCATTGCAATGGTAGATGTCAACAATCAACCCCTGCTATTTGTCGCAACACTGCAAGGACCGGGAAGCCAGATCAACGACTTTGATGCGCCGGGGGAACTGTGGTGTTACCGCATACCACAAGACCCGGTAAATGAACCGTGGGAAAAGCGGTTAATCGACGGGCAATTGAGACTCAACCACGGCCTGAGCGTATGCGACGTAGATGGCGATGGCCGCCTGGACTTACTGCTCGGCACGCGTGACGGCCTGATCTGGTTTGAACCGCCCAAAGGGGATGGATTCGAGGAAAAATGGAACCGATGGACCATAAGCCCCCGCGAAAGCAGTGAAACCTTTGCCGTAGATATGGATGGCGATGGCATCAATGAAATACTCTCTATCGAACCCTGGCACGGCAATGAACTCGTCTGGTACAAAGCCACCGGCGACATCCGAGCAGACGCCTGGGAACGGCATCTGATCAGCGACAAACTCAACCGCGGACATTCGCTCTGGTGTGGCGACATAGACAGCGACAACGCACTGGAAGTCATCGCCGGATACAACGGACCCGGCACAGCCCTCAACATCTATCGCCCAGAAAATTTAGAAACAGACACCTGGCACATTGAACAAATTGACAACCGCATTGGCATGGGGCAAATGGCAATCGCAGATCTCAGCGGCAACGGCAAATTGGACATCGCCGCAAGCGGCATGTCAACGGGCAATGTGCGGTGGTATGAACAGATTTAA